A single Vulpes lagopus strain Blue_001 chromosome 3, ASM1834538v1, whole genome shotgun sequence DNA region contains:
- the IL21R gene encoding interleukin-21 receptor, translating to MLCGRAAALFLLMLQGAWGCLDLVCYTDYFQTVTCTLETGTVHPSNLTLTWQDPYGELEDEVTSCSLQRSTHNATHAKYMCHMDVFHFMADDIFSVNVTDQPGNYSQECGSFLLAKSIKPSPPFNVTVTFSGHYNISWSSSYNSYALKGKLQYELRYRKQGRSWALSPGRKLISVDSRSVSLLPLEFQGDSSYELQVRAGPQPGSNFQGTWSEWSDSVTFHTQPEEIKGSQHTYLLYLLLVIILPILVFLGLKIHLPWRLWKKVWGQVPSPQKFFQPLYVGHSGDFKKWVGARFTASSLELGPRSPEALSSLELYYCCPAQSASKGLESTQLPEPLDLLEADGGPELGGFWVPAPSTASSVGGSAYSQERDRPYGVVSIDTVTVADTEGPCAWSCTCGADGYPALNLDASLEPGSSTEDPLLDTGTTVLSCGCVSTGGLAGLGGPPGSLLDRLQLPLEDEAGWTPGLPWSGRPPRGASDSEAGSPPAGLDMDTFDSGFAGSDCGSPVECDFTSAGDEGPPRSYLRQWVVMAPPPEGPGPQASE from the exons ATGCTGTGCGGCAGGGCAGCCGCTCTGTTCCTGCTGATGCTCCAGGGAG CCTGGGGTTGCCTAGACCTCGTCTGCTACACCGATTACTTCCAGACAGTCACCTGCACCCTGGAGACAGGGACCGTCCACCCCAGCAACCTCACCCTCACCTG GCAAGACCCATATGGAGAACTGGAGGACGAAGTCACCTCCTGCAGCCTCCAGCGGTCCACCCACAACGCCACGCACGCAAAGTACATGTGCCACATGGATGTGTTCCACTTCATGGCTGACGACATTTTCAGTGTCAACGTGACAGACCAGCCTGGCAATTACTCCCAGGAGTGCGGCAGCTTTCTCCTGGCTAAAAGCA TCAAGCCGTCTCCCCCTTTCAACGTGACTGTGACCTTCTCGGGACATTATAACATCTCCTGGAGCTCCAGTTACAATTCCTACGCGCTGAAGGGCAAGCTGCAGTATGAGCTACGGTACAGGAAGCAGGGGCGCTCCTGGGCTCTG AGCCCGGGGAGAAAGCTGATCTCCGTGGACTCGAGAAGcgtctctctcctccccttggAGTTCCAGGGTGACTCGAGCTACGAGCTCCAGGTGCGCGCAGGGCCCCAGCCCGGCTCCAACTTCCAGGGGACCTGGAGCGAGTGGAGTGACTCTGTCACCTTTCACACCCAGCCGGAAG AGATAAAGGGAAGCCAGCACACGTACCTGCTCTACCTCCTCCTGGTCATCATACTCCCCATCCTCGTCTTCTTAGGCCTGAAGATCCACCTGCCTTGGAG GCTGTGGAAGAAGGTGTGGGGGCAGGTGCCCAGCCCGCAGAAGTTCTTCCAGCCCCTCTATGTGGGCCACAGCGGGGACTTCAAG AAATGGGTGGGTGCACGCTTCACCGCCTCCAGCCTGGAGCTGGGCCCCCGGAGCCCCGAGGCGCTCTCCTCCCTGGAGCTGTACTACTGCTGCCCTGCACAGAGCGCCAGCAAGGGGCTGGAGTCCACGCAGCTGCCGGAGCCCTTGGACCTGCTGGAAGCCGACGGGGGGCCCGAGCTGGGGGGCTTCTGGGTCCCAGCCCCCTCCACTGCCAGCAGCGTGGGCGGCTCAGCTTATAGCCAGGAGAGGGACCGGCCATACGGCGTTGTGTCCATTGACACAGTGACCGTGGCAGACACAGAGGGGCCGTGTGCGTGGTCCTGCACCTGTGGGGCTGACGGCTACCCAGCCCTGAACTTGGATGCCAGCCTGGAGCCCGGCTCCAGCACTGAGGATCCGCTCTTGGACACAGGGACTACGGTCCTATCCTGTGGCTGCGTCTCAACCGGTGGCCTCGCCGGGCTGGGAGGCCCCCCGGGCAGCCTCCTCGACAGGCTACAGCTGCCCCTGGAGGACGAGGCAGGTTGGacgccagggctgccctggagcgGCAGGCCACCCCGAGGGGCGTCGGACAGTGAAGCGGGCTCGCCTCCCGCCGGCCTGGACATGGACACTTTCGACAGTGGCTTCGCGGGCTCGGACTGTGGGAGCCCTGTGGAGTGTGACTTCACCAGTGCTGGGGATGAAGGGCCCCCCAGGAGCTACCTCCGCCAGTGGGTGGTCATGGCCCCTCCACCTGAGGGACCTGGGCCCCAGGCCAGCGAGTGA